The following are encoded together in the Serratia sp. UGAL515B_01 genome:
- a CDS encoding outer membrane protein — protein MVKCASSTFANKSEAYHLVFAQTKIVPYVKGGIGLASNKSTARLNIDPLFGKIVATLDEMGNGCKGSSTWCYPDARRNNFAWSLGIGAAYPITDNLFAGLDYQYINLGKAGSGIDSNGDSVRVKSIQNNEFSFKLGYQF, from the coding sequence ATGGTGAAGTGCGCGTCATCAACTTTCGCAAACAAATCGGAAGCGTATCATTTAGTCTTTGCTCAAACCAAGATCGTACCTTATGTAAAAGGCGGGATTGGTCTGGCTAGCAACAAAAGCACAGCACGCCTTAACATTGACCCACTCTTTGGCAAAATTGTCGCGACTCTCGACGAAATGGGTAATGGCTGCAAGGGCTCTTCCACTTGGTGTTATCCTGATGCCAGACGTAACAATTTCGCCTGGAGCCTTGGCATCGGTGCTGCCTATCCGATTACCGACAATCTATTCGCAGGTCTGGACTATCAGTACATCAATCTTGGTAAAGCCGGATCTGGTATTGATTCTAACGGCGACTCGGTGCGTGTTAAGTCCATCCAAAACAATGAATTCAGTTTCAAACTAGGTTACCAGTTCTGA
- a CDS encoding helix-turn-helix domain-containing protein yields the protein MFAKVDDAHFTISQRLDFFLFIAVSTGELLHTIDFISHKVTRGRWLLVKPGQIQQIDRSCYWDGFFVPISSEVLESAVGSHSSNDEAHLLMALQKMPSVLNLTEEQSQLCFNAIEQIALDAQLTGPVHLIEMLLKRQLHAIVLRLLVNHQANIEINSKPPVAFLLFLKFRRAIEDNFRQWHHVHQYLDMLGCSERTLARACEAISATTPKEMIDARLALEAKRLLTHTTIKSNRVASELGFDDASYFIKFFKRMAGYTPGEFKKRQGVVREFR from the coding sequence TTGTTTGCGAAAGTTGATGACGCGCACTTCACCATTTCACAACGGCTCGATTTCTTCTTGTTTATTGCTGTGAGTACCGGTGAACTGCTTCATACCATTGATTTCATATCGCACAAGGTGACAAGAGGACGATGGCTCCTCGTTAAGCCAGGTCAGATTCAACAAATCGACCGTTCTTGCTATTGGGATGGTTTTTTTGTGCCAATCAGTTCTGAGGTTCTCGAATCAGCAGTCGGCAGTCATTCAAGCAACGATGAAGCCCATTTACTGATGGCGTTGCAAAAGATGCCCTCTGTCCTCAACCTTACTGAGGAGCAGTCCCAACTGTGTTTCAATGCCATCGAACAGATAGCATTAGATGCACAACTCACTGGGCCCGTACATTTGATTGAAATGTTATTGAAACGGCAGTTGCACGCCATTGTTCTGCGTTTACTCGTTAACCATCAGGCAAATATTGAAATCAACAGTAAACCGCCAGTCGCTTTTTTACTGTTTTTAAAATTCCGACGTGCCATAGAAGATAATTTTCGTCAATGGCACCATGTGCATCAGTACCTGGACATGCTTGGTTGCTCAGAACGAACATTGGCGCGAGCATGTGAGGCGATCTCCGCGACCACGCCAAAAGAAATGATTGATGCACGCCTTGCACTAGAGGCAAAGCGCTTGTTGACTCATACTACTATCAAATCCAATCGAGTTGCCTCAGAGCTGGGTTTCGACGATGCCAGCTATTTCATCAAATTTTTTAAACGTATGGCAGGCTATACACCAGGTGAGTTTAAGAAACGACAAGGCGTCGTTCGTGAATTTAGATAA
- a CDS encoding polysaccharide lyase family 1 protein, with protein sequence MLVSSREDAGSKTLREAIEQASDSHEPIWIRFASDMTIKLNSQIRVPSNVTIDGRDQQVKLLDYGLGIYNSENVIVTHLTIDGRLRTFSQAINIANFSHTIWINHLDLSRFSDRLVNVKNGATDVTLSWIRFHDDNKVMLLNNITSNNLFEHYDRDSQARVTLHHNYFFNTVQRNPRAQFGTFHLYNNVLENWDFYGMSFSLEARALVEGNIFVNLSQRPCNEPDFFPTVEGVNVSYCNYIASAPARSTLKNGESDQQRYNETKDLYGYTHDAKAFLKVRDNLYLADAREVLEDYNAHQVPVPPYCYDYEHSSAALLDRVRRFAGNVPGDTKESLNSETCSRE encoded by the coding sequence GTGCTCGTGTCATCAAGGGAAGATGCTGGGTCAAAGACTCTGCGAGAAGCGATTGAACAAGCAAGTGATTCGCATGAACCTATCTGGATACGTTTTGCATCCGACATGACGATCAAGCTCAATTCACAGATTCGGGTACCTTCCAACGTGACGATTGATGGTCGTGATCAGCAGGTGAAGCTGCTGGATTATGGACTGGGCATCTATAATAGCGAGAATGTCATCGTCACTCATCTAACTATAGATGGACGGTTACGTACCTTTTCACAGGCTATCAATATCGCTAATTTTTCACATACGATCTGGATCAATCATCTCGATTTATCACGTTTCTCTGACCGGTTGGTTAACGTTAAAAACGGCGCGACGGACGTAACGCTGTCATGGATTCGTTTTCATGATGATAATAAGGTGATGTTGCTCAATAATATCACGTCGAACAATTTATTCGAACATTATGATCGTGACTCCCAGGCTCGGGTCACTTTGCATCACAATTATTTCTTCAACACGGTGCAACGTAACCCAAGGGCACAATTCGGCACATTCCATCTTTATAACAATGTCTTGGAGAACTGGGATTTTTACGGTATGAGTTTCAGCCTTGAAGCTCGAGCATTGGTGGAGGGAAATATCTTCGTTAACCTCTCCCAAAGGCCTTGTAATGAGCCAGATTTCTTTCCGACTGTGGAGGGAGTGAATGTCAGTTATTGCAATTATATTGCTAGTGCGCCTGCCAGAAGCACATTGAAAAATGGTGAGTCCGACCAGCAACGCTATAACGAGACAAAAGATCTGTATGGGTACACACATGACGCAAAGGCTTTTTTGAAGGTCAGGGATAATCTTTATCTGGCCGACGCACGTGAGGTGCTTGAAGATTATAACGCCCACCAAGTGCCTGTGCCGCCTTATTGTTATGATTATGAACACTCGTCTGCGGCATTGCTGGATCGAGTTCGACGCTTTGCGGGTAATGTACCTGGGGATACCAAGGAAAGTTTAAACTCAGAGACATGCTCAAGAGAGTAA